In the genome of Candidatus Methylomirabilota bacterium, one region contains:
- a CDS encoding ABC transporter substrate-binding protein, with amino-acid sequence MRTTRRDFLRTTAAATLLAGVPARWAGSAYASDAPETPKMRIGIIALTDCSSIVMAHELGLFKRYGIESTISKEASWAVIRDRLTLGENQATHMLLGIPYAATMGLQGSPVKPMVIPMYLNRNGQAITLTKALLEKGVKTPQQLKPLALEAK; translated from the coding sequence ATGCGCACGACCCGACGAGATTTCCTCAGGACCACCGCCGCGGCCACCCTGCTCGCGGGCGTGCCGGCTCGATGGGCCGGCAGCGCCTACGCGTCCGACGCTCCGGAAACTCCGAAGATGCGGATCGGCATCATCGCCCTCACCGACTGCTCCTCGATCGTCATGGCCCACGAGCTGGGTCTCTTCAAGAGGTACGGCATCGAATCCACGATCTCGAAGGAAGCCTCCTGGGCGGTGATCCGCGATCGCCTCACCCTCGGCGAGAACCAGGCGACCCACATGCTCCTGGGCATTCCCTACGCGGCGACCATGGGCCTCCAGGGCTCGCCCGTGAAGCCGATGGTCATCCCGATGTACCTCAACCGGAACGGCCAGGCCATCACGCTCACGAAGGCGCTCCTCGAGAAGGGCGTGAAGACTCCGCAGCAGCTCAAGCCGCTCGCCCTGGAGGCCAAGG